A genomic stretch from Cloacibacterium caeni includes:
- a CDS encoding acyl-CoA dehydrogenase: MDFNLTEEQLMIQQAARDFAQTELLPGVIERDEHQKFPYEQVKKMGELGFLGMMVDPKYGGAGMDSVSYVLAIEEIAKVDASAAVVMSVNNSLVCAGLEKFASEEQKQKYLVPLAKGEVIGAFALSEPEAGSDATSQKTTAIDMGDHYLLNGTKNWITNGGNAQYYIVIAQTDVEKKHKGINAFIVEKGWEGFVIGKKEEKLGIRGSDTHSLMFTDVKVPKENRIGEDGFGFNFAMAVLNGGRIGIASQALGIASGAYELALKYAKERKAFGTEIINHQAIAFKLADMHVNIMAARMLCYKAAAEKDAGLDISESGAMAKLYASQVAMDTTVEAVQIHGGYGYVKEYHVERMMRDAKITQIYEGTSEIQKIVISRSIAKK, translated from the coding sequence ATGGATTTTAATTTAACAGAAGAACAACTGATGATTCAGCAAGCAGCGAGAGATTTCGCGCAGACTGAACTTTTGCCTGGCGTAATAGAAAGAGACGAACACCAGAAATTTCCTTATGAACAAGTAAAGAAAATGGGAGAATTAGGATTCCTAGGAATGATGGTTGACCCAAAATACGGTGGAGCAGGAATGGACAGCGTTTCTTACGTTTTAGCTATTGAAGAAATTGCAAAGGTAGACGCTTCTGCAGCTGTAGTAATGTCAGTAAACAATTCTTTGGTTTGTGCTGGTCTAGAAAAATTCGCTTCTGAAGAACAAAAACAAAAGTATTTAGTTCCTTTAGCAAAAGGTGAAGTCATCGGTGCTTTTGCTCTTTCTGAACCAGAAGCTGGTTCGGATGCTACTTCACAAAAAACAACCGCAATAGATATGGGAGATCATTATCTATTAAACGGTACTAAAAACTGGATTACCAATGGTGGAAACGCTCAATATTACATTGTGATTGCACAAACTGATGTAGAGAAAAAACACAAAGGAATCAATGCTTTCATAGTAGAAAAAGGTTGGGAAGGTTTTGTAATTGGTAAAAAAGAAGAAAAATTAGGAATCAGAGGTTCTGATACACATTCATTAATGTTTACCGACGTAAAAGTTCCTAAGGAAAACAGAATTGGTGAAGATGGATTCGGTTTCAATTTCGCAATGGCGGTTCTTAATGGTGGTAGAATTGGTATCGCTTCTCAAGCATTAGGTATTGCTTCTGGAGCTTATGAATTGGCGCTTAAATATGCTAAAGAAAGAAAAGCTTTCGGTACAGAAATCATTAATCACCAAGCAATTGCATTCAAATTAGCAGATATGCACGTAAATATTATGGCGGCAAGAATGCTTTGTTATAAAGCTGCTGCTGAAAAAGATGCTGGTCTTGATATTTCAGAATCTGGAGCAATGGCAAAACTATACGCTTCTCAAGTAGCTATGGACACTACTGTTGAAGCCGTTCAAATTCACGGTGGTTACGGTTATGTAAAAGAATATCACGTAGAAAGAATGATGCGTGATGCTAAAATCACTCAGATTTACGAAGGAACTTCAGAAATCCAGAAAATTGTAATTTCTAGAAGTATTGCTAAGAAATAA
- a CDS encoding DUF2147 domain-containing protein, whose protein sequence is MSRILFIFLFLFFGKVSAINPDDLLGTWMSTDNSVKVEVYKVNNQFKAKVLWFNHLLSESKTPMHLSLDTNNPNPALRNRKILGMEILDGLRYDAQKKEWVNGKIYDASSGRYWSSCAKLLQNGILKVRGFWKVEWIGKSISFKKVA, encoded by the coding sequence ATGAGCAGAATATTATTTATTTTTTTATTCTTATTTTTTGGAAAAGTAAGTGCCATAAATCCCGATGATCTTTTGGGAACTTGGATGAGCACAGATAATAGTGTAAAAGTAGAAGTCTATAAAGTCAATAATCAATTTAAAGCCAAGGTTCTTTGGTTTAATCATCTTTTGAGCGAAAGCAAAACGCCCATGCATTTATCTTTAGATACGAATAATCCCAATCCTGCATTGAGAAATAGAAAAATTCTTGGCATGGAAATTTTAGATGGATTGCGCTATGATGCTCAGAAAAAAGAATGGGTTAATGGAAAAATTTATGACGCTTCTAGCGGTAGATATTGGAGTTCTTGTGCTAAATTGCTCCAAAATGGAATCTTAAAAGTTCGCGGTTTCTGGAAGGTAGAATGGATAGGAAAATCTATATCTTTTAAAAAAGTAGCCTAA
- a CDS encoding T9SS type B sorting domain-containing protein, with product MKYFYSLILFFSLFISKEIFAQNNPEIAVPRIYDDANGKIITNPRLIESLIAKRKSAMAQAQKKVTKSSAVPTAVEMCTNGGFEQYETTSGNTHLKHFLYTTGDQSGPTECKAITNVADQNINIFDPNNTNIMATTVPANYIDKYIGDIKAFDQYALKVNYSDSYSMSSSVQGKRYKTNNENFLKFNFKVVLQTVYDSGHKDNQPFFKARVLNKNREVVSEFCLTGDEKNCIYTKIPDGGSSYVTLYTANWQSGMLDISAIPNNEEFTVEFIASRCGLMGHFGYAYIDDICFLHSNENVQGNVELDPLNKICPTTPISVCGTYTIPNSGGISATVKKITLNLYDSSNKIIYSSSVPSTHDQVNKKFCFNLNASDFPNVTSANYNVGAVVEYDISGTTCSGTKFGSASDPDANPGWDISFMNCSSDCTIDLQSAKIYRCDTNGDGTEVFNLSDLESNLVSSTSGLSFSYFKNYNDAFSNINSITNYTSFNSPSATIYVRVSKSESCFKIIHANVEVKNPTVNISGILNVCSGSTVLTASAGSSYLWNTGEKTQSITVNAIGTYSVTVTDSYGCVNTGSAVIEASQTAVLPTLEVKQPSCNSSTGEIKVTSPASEYSFDNGVTWVKNNTLSNVYPGTYKVKIKTVNGCISYAQLVTIVLPASTYPNYTYKEPLFCGDKGSITITTPAAYYSFDGGATWGTSNTQNGLDPGIYKIMTKDINGCLSYINNVYIYGVSLGYPQYTFVRPACNTKGSITIENQGDLYTFDGGTTWVTSNTLSNLSPGTYSIAFKNNLGCLSDYQYVYLNDYSEMYPDYEIIHPVCGIDGSIIINTPGKEFSFDGGVTWLTTNQKDDLKPGSYQIQVKDENGCLSQKNWVYINTPYLDSPYITLVQPTCTTNGTITVNTLNDFYSFDGGATWTTVNQKSLPPGSYQVLVKNNLGCVSQTNYIYLNNPNIPLTDYTVVQPTCDTKGSITINTVAKEYSFDGGNTWGTSNTLNNLNSYSSYSLRIKSADGCISNDVYVQIMNPRLPNPDYEVINPSCGNIGSIKFNTVADSYSIDGGYTWSTNPVFSPLKEGYYYLVIKNKNGCLSETQFVYLDSENSYMPKVTVTQPSCGTNGSIIIDTVSDFYSINGGSTWVTTNSFTNLPDGYYYVQTKDKNGCISNHNTVYLKEFHLPEPKFTSTQPTCGVGGSITFTTVSDFYSIDGGNTWSTSNTFTNLKAGYYNPRIKNSLGCTSYYSSVYLNEFYLDRPDYSVVQPTCGNTGSITIATVADQYSFDGGSTWTTNPKLTGLKSGNYYLVIKNAKGCTSYAYGLYVNIIEYFLPKPIVKVVQPSCGKSGSISIGTSASQYSFDGGKTFTTNPILTTPSPGSYSIVIKNDLGCVSYPYYVYIKEYFTQSPRVSVVQPTCSSPYGTIYINTPADQYSYDNGKTWTTDNSKANLSGGSYYILTKNAQGCISNASYAYVISPPSIPAAPLVTVKQPSACGVTDGSITINTTASSYSFNDGASWSSVNTKTNLGAGTYIIKIKSNSYSCESLTTVVNLDSGVLITAPTYTATQPTCSVSTGSITITSDGDSYSFDNGLSYIYGNTKTDLLPGTYYIKYRSKNGCTSEAEKVVIQKPSDLPAPQYTVTQPDCSNPLGSITITTPAALYSFDKGVTFTSSNEAKNLGPGTYDLMIKDAAGCISFISSVTVIAKPNITETPKFIVTHPTGCSSNMGSIKITTTANEYSFDDGKTWVNSSSMSLPSGSYYLRIKIGADCPSEKVLAVINAPSDAPKPPKYTVSQPLSCTNAFGNITITDSAAEYSFDDGKTYSSNSTSGNLAPGTYLIKVKNAIGCESNSVSVTINKPTDYPPLPTVTVQQIDCLNASASITVTNSGAKFSIDNGLTWQTSNIFKNLSPNQYKVLIQNSKGCISEVTEVTIDTFVNPTPKPTAPSKQEFCIQDNAKISNLLATGNHLTWYDSLTGGNVLNANTLLTNGNTYYVSQKIGDCEGERIPVSVIIFQTTAPTSDAHQTFCISENANLSKITITGNQIKWYDAVSGGSVLPSSTVLEDAKTYYATQTLNNCESVSRTPVTVSLVASTIVANDYLEKLCDLGNDKKEVINLTQYESKLLANTSGYQFKYYDAKMQVINTISTYSIALGNTDIYVNISTSKGCDKMVKLSFILNEVPTVELPKEIEICSANTITLDAGSGYTQYEWTYNGKFYSDQQWIKPTNTGNYAVKVTNASGCSFRTSTQIISPVIPKIATINITNDTAIIIMESNNAYEYSLDGIHWQNNNLFSNLNNGVHSVYVRIKGKICSITQGSFTIFDIPHVITPNGDHVNDTWKIEGIEVYKGSTVQVFNRHGEIVLQTVIASSFEWNGKLAGRPLPTDNYFYVIKLSDGRVLTGNLLIKNRN from the coding sequence ATGAAGTATTTTTATTCCTTAATTCTCTTTTTTTCTTTATTTATTTCAAAAGAAATTTTTGCTCAAAACAACCCAGAAATTGCAGTTCCTAGAATCTATGATGATGCGAATGGTAAAATCATTACCAATCCTCGACTCATCGAAAGTCTTATTGCCAAAAGGAAAAGTGCAATGGCTCAAGCGCAAAAAAAAGTCACTAAAAGTAGTGCAGTACCAACTGCAGTAGAGATGTGTACTAATGGTGGTTTTGAACAGTATGAAACCACTTCTGGTAATACACATCTTAAACATTTTTTATATACAACAGGTGATCAATCAGGACCTACAGAATGTAAAGCCATTACCAATGTTGCTGATCAAAACATCAATATTTTTGATCCTAACAATACCAATATTATGGCGACGACGGTTCCTGCTAATTATATTGATAAGTATATAGGAGATATTAAAGCATTTGACCAATATGCACTAAAAGTGAATTACTCCGATTCGTACAGCATGAGTTCTTCTGTACAAGGAAAAAGATATAAAACGAATAATGAAAATTTCTTAAAATTTAATTTTAAAGTTGTTTTACAAACGGTTTATGATAGTGGTCACAAAGATAATCAGCCTTTCTTTAAAGCCAGAGTTCTCAATAAAAACAGGGAAGTAGTAAGTGAATTTTGTTTAACTGGTGACGAGAAGAACTGTATTTACACTAAAATTCCTGATGGAGGAAGTAGCTATGTAACTTTATATACCGCCAACTGGCAGTCTGGTATGCTGGATATTTCCGCGATTCCTAATAATGAAGAATTTACCGTAGAATTTATAGCTTCTAGATGCGGTTTGATGGGGCATTTTGGTTATGCATACATAGATGACATTTGTTTTTTGCATTCTAATGAAAATGTACAAGGAAACGTAGAACTAGACCCTCTTAATAAAATTTGTCCTACCACACCTATAAGTGTTTGTGGAACTTATACCATTCCTAATTCTGGAGGAATAAGCGCTACGGTTAAAAAAATCACCTTAAATTTATACGATTCTAGCAATAAAATCATCTATAGCTCCTCTGTTCCTAGTACACATGACCAAGTGAATAAGAAGTTTTGTTTTAATCTCAATGCTTCTGATTTCCCTAATGTTACCAGTGCTAATTATAATGTAGGTGCAGTAGTAGAATATGATATTTCTGGAACAACTTGTAGTGGTACTAAATTTGGTTCAGCCAGTGATCCAGATGCTAATCCTGGTTGGGATATTTCTTTTATGAACTGTAGCTCAGACTGTACTATTGATTTACAAAGCGCAAAAATATATCGATGTGATACCAATGGTGATGGCACAGAAGTATTTAATTTATCGGATTTAGAGAGTAATTTGGTTTCATCAACTTCAGGACTGAGTTTTAGCTACTTTAAAAATTATAATGATGCTTTTTCAAATATTAACAGTATAACCAATTACACCAGTTTTAATTCTCCTTCAGCTACTATCTATGTAAGAGTTAGTAAGAGTGAGAGTTGTTTTAAAATCATTCATGCCAATGTAGAGGTTAAAAACCCTACTGTAAATATTTCTGGGATACTTAATGTTTGTTCAGGAAGCACTGTTCTTACTGCATCTGCAGGAAGTTCATATCTATGGAACACTGGCGAAAAGACCCAAAGCATTACAGTAAACGCTATTGGTACTTATAGTGTTACCGTAACCGATTCTTATGGATGTGTCAATACGGGAAGCGCAGTGATAGAGGCGTCTCAAACTGCAGTTTTGCCAACGTTAGAAGTGAAACAGCCGAGCTGTAATAGTTCTACTGGTGAAATTAAAGTGACTTCGCCTGCCTCTGAATACAGTTTTGACAATGGAGTTACTTGGGTGAAGAACAATACATTGTCTAATGTATATCCAGGAACCTATAAAGTGAAAATAAAAACGGTAAATGGCTGTATTTCTTACGCTCAACTTGTGACCATCGTCTTACCTGCTTCTACATACCCTAATTACACTTATAAAGAACCTCTTTTTTGCGGAGATAAAGGAAGTATTACCATTACTACACCCGCTGCTTATTATAGTTTTGATGGTGGCGCAACTTGGGGAACCAGTAATACACAAAATGGTCTAGATCCAGGTATTTATAAAATTATGACCAAAGATATTAATGGTTGTCTGTCTTATATTAATAATGTCTATATCTATGGTGTATCTCTAGGATATCCACAGTACACTTTTGTAAGACCAGCTTGTAACACCAAAGGTTCTATTACTATAGAAAATCAAGGAGATTTATATACGTTTGACGGAGGAACAACATGGGTTACCAGCAATACTCTTAGCAATCTTTCGCCGGGAACCTATTCTATTGCTTTTAAAAATAATTTAGGATGCTTATCAGACTACCAATATGTTTATTTGAATGATTATTCTGAGATGTATCCTGATTATGAAATTATACATCCTGTCTGTGGTATAGATGGTAGCATTATCATCAATACTCCAGGAAAAGAATTCAGTTTTGATGGTGGCGTCACTTGGTTGACTACAAACCAAAAAGATGATTTAAAACCGGGCAGTTATCAAATTCAGGTAAAAGATGAGAATGGATGTTTATCTCAAAAAAATTGGGTTTACATTAATACCCCATACTTAGACAGTCCTTATATTACTTTAGTTCAACCTACTTGTACTACTAATGGAACTATCACCGTAAATACTTTAAATGATTTTTATAGTTTTGATGGAGGAGCCACATGGACTACTGTTAATCAGAAAAGTCTACCTCCTGGTTCTTATCAAGTACTCGTTAAAAATAATTTAGGGTGTGTCTCCCAGACCAATTATATTTATCTTAATAATCCTAACATTCCTTTAACTGATTATACCGTAGTACAGCCTACCTGTGATACCAAAGGAAGTATCACTATCAATACTGTGGCCAAAGAATATAGCTTTGATGGTGGTAATACGTGGGGTACCAGCAACACCCTTAATAATTTAAATAGTTATAGTTCGTACTCACTGAGAATAAAATCTGCAGACGGTTGTATTTCAAACGATGTTTATGTACAAATTATGAATCCCAGATTGCCTAATCCTGATTATGAAGTCATTAATCCAAGTTGTGGCAATATAGGAAGTATAAAATTTAATACCGTTGCAGATTCTTATAGTATTGATGGTGGCTATACTTGGAGTACTAATCCCGTATTTAGTCCACTTAAAGAAGGTTATTATTATCTTGTGATTAAAAATAAAAATGGATGTTTATCAGAAACACAATTTGTTTATTTAGATTCTGAAAATTCATACATGCCAAAAGTTACCGTTACCCAACCTTCTTGTGGGACTAATGGTAGCATTATAATAGATACCGTTTCAGATTTTTATAGTATCAATGGAGGGTCTACTTGGGTCACAACCAATAGTTTTACTAATTTACCTGATGGTTATTATTACGTTCAAACAAAAGATAAAAACGGCTGTATTTCTAATCACAATACTGTATATCTAAAAGAATTTCACTTACCAGAACCTAAATTTACCTCTACGCAACCAACTTGTGGAGTAGGAGGTAGTATTACCTTTACAACTGTTTCTGATTTTTACAGCATAGATGGTGGTAATACTTGGAGTACCTCTAATACTTTTACCAATTTAAAAGCAGGATATTATAACCCAAGAATAAAAAATAGTTTAGGTTGTACCTCATATTATTCAAGTGTTTACCTCAATGAGTTTTATTTAGATAGACCAGATTATTCTGTAGTGCAACCTACTTGTGGAAATACAGGTTCTATTACCATTGCTACTGTTGCAGACCAATATAGTTTTGACGGAGGAAGTACATGGACTACTAACCCAAAATTAACCGGACTTAAAAGCGGAAACTATTACCTCGTCATCAAAAATGCTAAAGGATGTACTTCCTATGCTTATGGATTGTATGTAAATATCATAGAATATTTTTTACCAAAACCTATAGTAAAAGTAGTTCAGCCTAGCTGTGGAAAAAGTGGAAGTATAAGCATCGGAACTTCAGCTTCTCAATATAGTTTTGATGGAGGAAAAACTTTTACAACGAATCCTATACTTACGACACCTTCTCCTGGAAGTTATTCTATTGTTATCAAGAATGATTTAGGATGTGTGTCTTATCCTTATTATGTTTATATTAAAGAGTATTTTACACAATCTCCTAGAGTAAGTGTGGTACAACCTACTTGTAGTAGCCCTTACGGAACCATTTATATTAATACACCTGCAGACCAATACAGTTATGATAATGGAAAAACATGGACTACTGATAATAGCAAAGCCAATTTATCTGGTGGCTCTTATTATATTTTAACAAAAAATGCACAAGGTTGTATTTCAAATGCTTCTTATGCTTATGTAATCTCTCCACCTTCTATTCCTGCAGCACCTTTAGTTACGGTGAAACAACCTTCGGCTTGTGGCGTTACCGATGGAAGCATTACCATTAATACCACTGCTTCCAGCTATAGTTTTAACGATGGTGCTAGTTGGTCTTCCGTCAATACCAAAACTAATTTAGGTGCAGGAACTTATATCATCAAAATAAAATCAAATTCTTACAGTTGTGAATCTCTCACCACTGTAGTCAATTTAGATTCTGGAGTTCTTATTACTGCACCTACATATACTGCAACACAGCCTACCTGTAGTGTTTCTACGGGAAGTATCACCATTACTTCTGATGGTGACAGTTATAGTTTTGACAATGGCTTGAGTTATATCTATGGAAATACTAAAACAGATTTACTTCCCGGAACTTATTACATTAAATACAGAAGTAAAAACGGATGTACTTCTGAAGCCGAAAAAGTAGTCATTCAGAAACCTTCAGATTTGCCAGCTCCACAATATACAGTGACTCAACCAGACTGTAGTAATCCTCTTGGAAGCATTACCATTACTACACCAGCAGCGCTCTATAGCTTTGACAAAGGCGTTACTTTCACTTCTTCTAATGAGGCTAAAAATCTTGGTCCTGGAACTTATGATTTGATGATTAAAGATGCTGCAGGATGTATTTCTTTCATTTCTTCTGTAACGGTTATTGCTAAACCCAATATAACAGAAACCCCAAAATTCATCGTAACTCATCCTACAGGATGTAGCTCTAATATGGGTTCTATTAAAATTACCACTACAGCTAATGAATATAGTTTTGATGATGGAAAAACTTGGGTAAATTCTTCTTCCATGTCATTGCCTAGTGGTAGTTATTATTTAAGAATAAAAATTGGTGCAGATTGTCCATCTGAAAAAGTTTTAGCAGTTATTAATGCTCCTTCAGATGCACCGAAGCCCCCAAAATATACGGTAAGTCAACCTTTATCTTGCACCAATGCATTTGGAAACATTACGATTACCGATTCTGCTGCTGAATACAGTTTTGATGATGGAAAGACCTATTCATCTAATTCTACATCAGGAAATTTAGCACCTGGAACTTATTTGATTAAAGTGAAAAATGCCATAGGTTGCGAATCTAATTCGGTGAGTGTCACTATTAATAAACCTACGGATTATCCACCATTGCCAACTGTTACTGTGCAACAAATTGATTGTTTAAATGCTAGTGCAAGTATTACAGTAACCAATTCTGGCGCAAAATTCAGTATTGACAACGGTCTCACTTGGCAAACTTCAAATATTTTTAAAAATCTGAGTCCTAACCAGTACAAAGTTTTAATTCAAAACAGTAAAGGTTGTATTTCAGAAGTGACCGAAGTGACCATTGATACCTTTGTAAATCCAACGCCAAAACCAACAGCACCATCAAAACAAGAATTTTGTATTCAAGATAATGCTAAAATTTCTAATCTTTTAGCTACCGGAAATCATCTTACTTGGTACGATTCTTTGACTGGAGGAAATGTTTTAAATGCGAATACTCTTTTAACTAATGGCAATACGTATTACGTTTCACAAAAAATAGGGGATTGCGAAGGAGAGAGAATTCCAGTTTCAGTAATTATTTTTCAAACTACTGCGCCAACTTCTGATGCACATCAAACTTTCTGTATTAGTGAAAATGCCAACCTAAGTAAAATTACTATTACAGGAAATCAAATAAAATGGTATGACGCCGTTTCTGGAGGAAGTGTATTGCCGAGTTCTACCGTTTTAGAAGATGCTAAAACTTATTATGCCACTCAAACGCTTAATAATTGTGAAAGTGTGAGCAGAACTCCTGTGACGGTGAGTTTAGTTGCATCTACTATTGTGGCCAATGATTATCTGGAAAAACTCTGTGACTTAGGAAATGATAAAAAAGAAGTCATCAATCTTACCCAATATGAATCTAAACTTCTTGCGAATACTTCTGGATATCAATTCAAATATTATGATGCCAAAATGCAAGTCATCAATACGATTTCTACGTATTCCATCGCTTTAGGAAATACAGATATCTATGTTAATATTTCTACTTCTAAAGGCTGTGATAAAATGGTGAAACTTTCATTCATTTTGAATGAAGTTCCAACGGTGGAATTACCAAAAGAAATTGAAATTTGTTCGGCTAATACTATCACTCTCGATGCAGGAAGTGGATATACGCAATACGAATGGACCTATAATGGTAAATTCTACAGTGACCAACAATGGATTAAGCCTACAAATACAGGAAATTATGCGGTAAAAGTTACCAATGCTTCAGGTTGTAGTTTTAGAACTTCTACTCAAATTATTTCTCCTGTGATTCCGAAAATTGCGACGATCAATATTACGAATGATACCGCGATTATCATCATGGAATCTAATAATGCTTATGAATATTCTTTAGATGGAATTCATTGGCAAAATAACAACCTATTCTCTAATTTAAATAATGGAGTACACTCTGTATATGTAAGAATTAAAGGTAAAATTTGCAGCATTACACAAGGTTCTTTTACTATTTTTGATATTCCTCACGTTATTACTCCTAATGGTGACCACGTGAATGATACTTGGAAAATAGAGGGTATAGAAGTTTATAAAGGTTCTACTGTACAAGTATTTAATCGTCATGGTGAAATCGTGCTTCAAACCGTGATTGCCTCTTCATTTGAATGGAACGGGAAATTAGCAGGTAGACCTTTACCGACCGATAATTATTTCTATGTCATCAAACTATCAGATGGTAGAGTGCTCACAGGAAATTTATTGATTAAAAACAGAAATTAA
- a CDS encoding AMP-dependent synthetase/ligase: MSVTRLFDFAHHALYKFPKEDALVTKYNGVWTKTSTKEYVSQGNKISRGLLKLGIKPGDKIGLISTNNRTEWYIMDLGILQIGAIDVPVYPTISVEDYIYIFNNAEIKYVFVSDKDLYEKLLQVKPQVESLKGIFTFDEIPGAANWKEVLDLGENDDNQQEVEDIAKTIQPDDLATIIYTSGTTGRPKGVMLTHRNIVANVLACDHIIPRNWKLEYTDIKVLSFLPICHILERMISYLFMYNGFSIHFAESIDKIGDNVKEVKPHYMTVVPRLVEKVYDKIVDKGAAAGGLKTKIFYWALSLLENYDMKKPKSLKHRIADKLVFSKWREGLGGNMITLVSGSAALSTKLNRSFHGAGIPILEGYGLTETSPVIAVNSFERVKIGTVGHVLDNLDVKIQADGEITVKGPSVFQGYYKDEEKTKEAFTEDGYFMTGDIGHIDAEGFLHITDRKKEMFKTSGGKYVAPQVLENLAKGSKFIEQIMVVGDGEKMPCALVQPDYAFAKLWAERKHLKIGKTPEEMANSPELKARIMKDINLLNATLGKWEQIKKIELTPTLWTIEDGLLTPTMKLKRKAIKEKFFNLYEKLYDRA, from the coding sequence ATGTCAGTTACAAGATTGTTTGACTTTGCTCATCATGCGCTATACAAATTCCCGAAAGAGGATGCTTTGGTGACCAAATATAATGGAGTTTGGACAAAAACTTCTACAAAAGAATACGTAAGTCAAGGAAACAAAATTTCCAGAGGACTGTTAAAATTAGGGATTAAACCGGGTGATAAAATCGGGCTAATTTCTACCAATAACCGCACAGAATGGTACATTATGGATTTGGGAATTTTGCAAATTGGTGCAATAGATGTTCCGGTATATCCTACCATTTCTGTAGAAGATTATATCTATATCTTTAATAATGCGGAAATAAAATATGTTTTTGTTTCAGATAAAGATTTGTACGAAAAATTACTTCAAGTAAAACCTCAGGTAGAAAGTTTGAAAGGAATTTTTACCTTTGATGAAATTCCTGGAGCTGCAAACTGGAAGGAAGTGCTCGATTTGGGAGAAAATGATGACAATCAACAAGAAGTAGAAGACATTGCTAAAACGATTCAACCAGATGATTTAGCGACTATAATTTATACTTCTGGAACTACAGGTAGACCAAAAGGTGTAATGCTTACACACAGAAACATTGTAGCAAATGTGTTGGCTTGTGATCACATAATTCCTAGAAATTGGAAATTAGAATACACAGATATTAAAGTATTAAGCTTTTTACCTATCTGTCATATTCTTGAGAGAATGATTTCTTATCTATTTATGTACAACGGTTTTTCGATTCACTTTGCAGAAAGTATTGATAAAATTGGGGATAACGTAAAAGAAGTGAAACCTCATTACATGACGGTAGTACCAAGATTGGTAGAAAAAGTATATGATAAAATTGTAGACAAAGGAGCTGCAGCTGGTGGTTTAAAAACCAAAATTTTCTATTGGGCATTGTCATTGCTTGAGAATTATGACATGAAGAAGCCTAAATCTCTAAAACACAGAATTGCAGATAAATTGGTATTCTCTAAATGGAGAGAAGGTTTAGGAGGCAATATGATTACTTTAGTAAGTGGTTCTGCTGCCCTATCTACCAAACTGAATAGAAGTTTCCACGGAGCGGGAATTCCTATTTTAGAAGGATATGGACTTACAGAAACCTCTCCAGTAATTGCGGTAAACTCTTTCGAAAGAGTGAAAATAGGAACCGTAGGTCACGTTTTAGACAACTTAGATGTAAAAATCCAAGCAGATGGAGAAATCACCGTAAAAGGACCTTCTGTTTTCCAAGGATATTATAAAGACGAGGAAAAAACCAAAGAAGCATTTACAGAAGATGGTTACTTCATGACGGGAGACATCGGTCATATAGATGCAGAAGGTTTCTTACACATTACAGACCGTAAAAAAGAAATGTTCAAAACTTCTGGTGGTAAATATGTTGCGCCTCAAGTTTTAGAAAATTTAGCAAAAGGTTCTAAATTTATCGAACAAATTATGGTAGTAGGCGACGGCGAAAAAATGCCGTGCGCTTTAGTACAACCAGACTATGCATTTGCAAAACTTTGGGCAGAGAGAAAACACCTTAAAATAGGTAAAACTCCAGAAGAAATGGCGAATTCTCCTGAGCTAAAAGCAAGAATTATGAAAGATATTAATTTGCTGAATGCTACTTTAGGAAAATGGGAGCAAATCAAGAAAATAGAGCTTACTCCTACGCTCTGGACGATTGAAGATGGATTGCTTACTCCAACGATGAAACTAAAACGTAAAGCAATAAAAGAAAAATTCTTCAATCTTTACGAAAAATTATACGACAGAGCATAA
- a CDS encoding phage holin family protein: MNTIIKLIITAVVAYLLPNVLSGVHVTTFSAAIIFAIVLGLLNLFVKPILHLFSFPITLLTLGLFALVINAIIILLADHFTDGIQIDGFWWALIFSVALSIITSVLESIFISKE; the protein is encoded by the coding sequence ATGAACACAATTATTAAACTTATTATTACCGCTGTTGTGGCTTATTTATTGCCCAATGTTCTCAGTGGAGTACACGTTACTACTTTTTCTGCAGCGATTATTTTTGCCATTGTATTAGGACTTTTGAATTTATTTGTAAAACCTATTTTGCATTTATTTTCTTTTCCGATTACGCTTTTAACTTTAGGATTATTTGCTTTGGTCATTAATGCCATCATAATACTATTGGCAGACCATTTTACAGACGGCATTCAGATAGATGGATTCTGGTGGGCACTTATTTTTAGTGTGGCATTATCCATTATCACTTCTGTTTTAGAAAGCATCTTCATCAGCAAAGAATAA